From the genome of Virgibacillus proomii, one region includes:
- a CDS encoding alpha-ketoacid dehydrogenase subunit beta produces MVRKLTFSKAINEAMDIAMERDNKVILIGEDVAGGATVDHLQDEEAWGGVFGVTQGLGNKFGRKRVIDMPIAEAGYMGAAVAAAVTGLRPISELMFNDFIGSCLDEVMNQGAKIRYMFGGKAEVPLTIRTSHGAGAGAAAQHSQSLYGMFTAIPGLKVVVPSNPYDAKGLLLSAIEDNDIVAFFEDKTLYSMKGEVPEGYYTIPLGQAEIKRSGDDLTIVAIGKMVHVAEEAANELAKQGVETEIIDPRTLSPLDEDTILQSVDKTGRLIIIDEANPRCNAATDISAMVVDKGFDSLDAPIKMVTAPHAPVPFARNLESLYIPNTNAVVQTAKEMIGKLTLSR; encoded by the coding sequence ATGGTTAGAAAATTAACATTTTCAAAAGCGATTAATGAAGCAATGGATATAGCAATGGAACGGGATAATAAAGTCATTTTGATTGGGGAGGACGTAGCCGGAGGAGCGACTGTGGATCATTTGCAGGATGAAGAAGCCTGGGGTGGTGTTTTTGGGGTAACGCAAGGATTAGGGAATAAATTTGGGCGTAAGCGAGTCATCGATATGCCAATTGCTGAAGCTGGGTATATGGGAGCGGCGGTAGCGGCAGCCGTTACAGGGTTAAGACCAATATCTGAACTGATGTTTAATGATTTTATTGGCAGCTGTTTAGATGAAGTGATGAACCAAGGTGCAAAAATTCGCTATATGTTTGGTGGAAAAGCAGAAGTACCATTAACGATTCGGACGAGCCATGGAGCAGGAGCTGGAGCAGCTGCACAACATTCACAATCATTATATGGAATGTTTACAGCGATACCTGGTTTAAAGGTAGTTGTTCCGTCAAATCCTTATGATGCAAAAGGTCTATTATTATCAGCAATTGAAGACAATGATATCGTTGCCTTTTTTGAGGATAAGACATTATATAGTATGAAAGGAGAAGTACCAGAGGGATATTATACGATTCCTTTAGGACAAGCGGAAATAAAACGAAGCGGTGATGATTTGACAATCGTTGCTATCGGTAAAATGGTGCATGTAGCAGAAGAAGCTGCAAATGAGCTGGCAAAGCAGGGAGTGGAAACAGAAATTATTGATCCAAGGACATTATCCCCACTCGATGAGGATACGATTTTACAGTCTGTAGATAAAACTGGTCGTTTAATAATCATTGATGAAGCGAATCCACGTTGTAATGCCGCAACAGATATTTCGGCAATGGTAGTAGATAAAGGGTTTGATTCCTTAGATGCGCCAATTAAAATGGTTACCGCTCCGCACGCACCGGTACCATTTGCAAGAAATTTGGAAAGCCTGTATATACCAAATACGAATGCAGTAGTACAAACAGCTAAAGAAATGATAGGGAAGCTTACCTTGTCAAGATAA
- a CDS encoding dihydrolipoamide acetyltransferase family protein, giving the protein MATTIVMPKLGMTMTEGTIEEWLKKPGDAVEQGEGIATISSDKLTSEVEAPEAGVLLNITKEVGEEVPVGEVIGFVGHEGEEVSETASTLLEEKEEKPEALSQQAAPKETVDPLMNQKQDGPNRKRRISPAARKKAKELDINIATIEGTGPKGRITRRDVERAVEQKEVAVTKEQVEETVVERPIKTSNMKGLSAMRKSIAINMQESLANTAQLTLHRKADITELIAFQKKLREEADQNNIEIKLTITVFLARAVTLSLLDHPEVNTHLIDDMLQQYEAVHLGIATSLDNGLVVPVVKHAERLPLGSLARQIQGVTEAARAGENVEMSGSTFTITNLGAHGIEYFTPILNPPESGILGVGTFMKEMELDEHEKLQTMIKLPLSLTFDHRVLDGSPAAVFLRKIVHYLENPYLLLL; this is encoded by the coding sequence ATGGCTACAACAATTGTAATGCCGAAGTTAGGTATGACAATGACAGAAGGGACGATTGAAGAGTGGTTGAAAAAACCAGGAGATGCAGTTGAACAAGGAGAAGGAATTGCCACAATAAGTTCTGATAAATTAACTAGTGAAGTAGAGGCACCTGAAGCAGGGGTATTATTGAATATAACAAAAGAAGTCGGGGAAGAAGTCCCAGTTGGTGAAGTAATTGGTTTCGTTGGTCATGAAGGAGAAGAAGTGAGCGAAACAGCTTCTACCTTGCTGGAAGAAAAAGAAGAAAAGCCTGAAGCATTATCTCAACAGGCAGCTCCTAAAGAAACAGTTGATCCGCTTATGAATCAAAAACAGGATGGACCAAATAGAAAAAGACGGATTTCACCAGCTGCACGGAAAAAAGCAAAAGAATTAGACATAAATATTGCAACTATTGAAGGTACAGGTCCTAAAGGAAGAATTACTCGCCGAGATGTGGAGAGAGCTGTTGAACAAAAAGAGGTAGCGGTAACGAAAGAGCAAGTGGAGGAAACAGTTGTTGAACGACCGATAAAGACTAGTAACATGAAAGGGTTATCTGCTATGCGTAAATCCATAGCAATAAATATGCAGGAAAGTCTTGCAAATACTGCACAGTTAACGTTACATCGGAAAGCAGATATTACGGAACTGATTGCTTTTCAAAAGAAACTTCGTGAGGAAGCAGACCAGAATAATATAGAGATAAAACTGACAATAACCGTTTTTCTAGCAAGGGCAGTTACCCTAAGTTTACTGGATCATCCGGAAGTAAATACGCATCTAATAGATGATATGCTGCAGCAATATGAGGCAGTACATTTAGGAATTGCCACATCTTTAGACAACGGATTAGTAGTTCCAGTAGTAAAGCACGCAGAAAGACTGCCACTTGGCAGCCTGGCGAGGCAAATTCAAGGTGTAACAGAAGCTGCTAGAGCTGGAGAAAATGTAGAGATGAGTGGTTCTACATTTACGATTACCAATTTGGGTGCTCATGGGATTGAATATTTTACGCCAATCCTCAATCCTCCTGAAAGTGGAATACTTGGTGTAGGAACATTTATGAAGGAAATGGAACTGGACGAGCATGAAAAACTGCAAACCATGATCAAGTTACCACTAAGTTTGACATTTGATCACCGTGTACTAGATGGAAGCCCGGCAGCTGTCTTTTTAAGAAAAATTGTTCATTATTTAGAAAATCCGTATTTATTATTGCTTTAA
- a CDS encoding M4 family metallopeptidase, with protein MATTLAVSNGQVVSAAAGDQAWKVKSIVDTLWEQDQKESTPSFINGELTEQKVTKEKDVKKFFQANQDLFKMDPKTDLTLEETNKDKLGMTHYIYQPKIQNIPIDGSKIVVHVDKNKKISAVNGDFHPDAPSKLKENRKLTKQQALHAAWKHIKVKRSAADKKVNSLTGETFNTLSENAKLVVFDKNGNYTLAYRIELQFVQPYPANWKIWVNAENGKILKAVNQVHEAAETGEGTGTLGDTKKLNTYLYQGNYYLYDTTKRMNGVIETYNNQGQYDNSLPGIYVTDRDNKFTSESQKAAVDAHYYAGEVFDYYYNTFGRVSYDNKGATIRSTVNYGNNYNNAAWVGNQMIYGNGDGREFTYLSGANDVVAHELTHAVIQETANLAYENQPGALNESFADVFGFFVDEDWLMGEDVYTPGIEGDGLRSLSNPPTYHQPDHMDNYRYLPNTRQGDWGGVHINSGIPNKAAYYTINAIGISKAEQIYYRALTVYLTPNSDFADARQALIQSAEDLYNQDIANAVANAWNRVGVN; from the coding sequence ATGGCAACGACTCTAGCAGTTAGTAATGGACAAGTAGTAAGTGCTGCTGCTGGTGATCAAGCTTGGAAGGTTAAGTCAATTGTTGATACGCTGTGGGAACAAGACCAAAAAGAAAGCACTCCTTCGTTTATTAATGGAGAACTAACAGAACAAAAAGTGACCAAAGAGAAAGACGTAAAAAAGTTTTTTCAAGCAAATCAAGATTTATTTAAAATGGATCCCAAAACAGATTTAACGCTTGAAGAGACGAATAAGGACAAATTAGGAATGACTCACTATATTTATCAACCTAAAATTCAGAACATTCCAATAGACGGTTCAAAGATTGTTGTCCATGTAGATAAAAACAAAAAAATTAGTGCGGTCAATGGGGATTTTCATCCTGATGCTCCTTCCAAATTAAAAGAAAATCGAAAATTGACAAAGCAGCAAGCACTTCATGCCGCCTGGAAACACATTAAAGTTAAACGTAGTGCAGCTGATAAAAAGGTGAATTCATTAACTGGCGAAACATTTAATACGCTGAGCGAAAATGCTAAATTAGTAGTTTTTGATAAAAATGGGAATTATACATTAGCCTATCGTATTGAACTACAATTTGTTCAACCATATCCAGCGAATTGGAAAATTTGGGTTAACGCAGAAAATGGAAAAATACTAAAAGCAGTCAATCAAGTTCATGAGGCAGCAGAAACTGGTGAGGGAACAGGTACTTTAGGAGATACGAAAAAGTTAAATACGTATCTATATCAAGGCAATTATTATTTATATGATACTACTAAAAGAATGAATGGTGTAATAGAGACCTATAATAATCAAGGTCAATATGATAATAGTCTTCCAGGTATTTATGTAACAGATAGGGATAATAAGTTTACAAGTGAATCACAAAAAGCAGCCGTAGATGCTCACTACTATGCAGGAGAAGTATTTGATTATTATTATAATACGTTTGGTCGTGTTAGTTATGATAATAAAGGAGCAACCATTCGTTCTACTGTTAACTACGGAAATAATTATAACAATGCTGCATGGGTTGGTAACCAAATGATTTATGGAAATGGAGACGGAAGAGAATTTACCTATCTATCAGGAGCAAATGATGTTGTTGCTCATGAATTAACACATGCCGTGATTCAAGAAACAGCCAATCTAGCATACGAGAATCAACCGGGTGCTTTAAATGAATCGTTTGCAGATGTTTTTGGATTCTTTGTTGATGAAGACTGGTTAATGGGTGAAGATGTATATACACCTGGTATTGAAGGAGACGGTCTTCGTAGCTTATCTAATCCACCAACGTATCATCAACCTGACCATATGGATAATTACCGTTATCTACCAAATACTCGCCAAGGCGATTGGGGTGGTGTCCATATAAACAGTGGAATCCCTAATAAAGCAGCATATTATACAATTAATGCAATAGGAATAAGTAAAGCCGAACAAATCTATTATCGTGCATTAACTGTTTATTTAACACCAAATAGTGATTTTGCAGATGCAAGACAAGCCTTAATTCAATCGGCAGAAGATCTCTATAACCAAGACATAGCCAACGCAGTTGCCAACGCTTGGAATAGAGTTGGTGTAAACTAA
- a CDS encoding M4 family metallopeptidase, giving the protein MQKNWVKTIGLISVATSLVIGNGQIITAAEDEDWKVKPSVETLWKQDQKESTPSFITGKLSEEKVTSEKDIRKFFQANQDLFKMNPTTDLAFEETNTDELGMTHYTFRQKIQNVPIDNSKIVVHIDKNKKISAVNGDFHPDAPSKLKEDRKLTKQQALHAAWKHIDVKRSTADRKIKSLTGETFNTLNENAELVVLDNRNYTLAYRIELQFVQPSPANWQIWVNAENGKIVKAVNQVQEAAKIGTGTGTLGDTKKLNTYLYEDNYYLYDTTKRMDGVIETYNNQGQYGNSLPGVYVTDKDNTFTSESQKAAVDAHYYAGEVFDYYYDTFGRVSYDNKGANIRSTVNYGNNYNNAAWVGNQMIYGNGDGNQFTYLSGANDVVAHELTHAVIQETADLVYENQPGALNESFADVFGYFVDPEDWLLGEDVYTPKVEGDAIRNLENPTEYGQPDHMDNYQNLPNTPGGDWGGVHINSGIPNKAAYYTINAIGIKKAEQIYYRALTVYLTPNSSFQDARQSLIQSAQDLYDEAIANTVANAWDRVGVN; this is encoded by the coding sequence TTGCAAAAAAATTGGGTTAAAACTATTGGATTAATTTCAGTGGCTACGAGTTTAGTAATTGGTAATGGACAAATAATAACTGCTGCTGAAGATGAAGATTGGAAGGTTAAACCAAGTGTTGAGACGTTGTGGAAACAAGACCAAAAAGAAAGTACTCCATCATTTATAACCGGGAAACTATCAGAGGAAAAAGTAACCTCAGAAAAAGACATAAGAAAGTTCTTTCAAGCAAATCAAGATTTATTTAAAATGAACCCAACAACAGATTTAGCGTTTGAAGAGACGAATACGGATGAATTAGGAATGACTCACTATACCTTTAGACAGAAAATTCAAAATGTTCCTATAGATAATTCAAAAATTGTTGTGCATATAGATAAAAATAAGAAAATTAGTGCTGTCAATGGGGATTTTCATCCTGATGCTCCTTCCAAATTAAAAGAGGATCGAAAATTGACAAAGCAGCAGGCACTTCATGCCGCCTGGAAACACATCGATGTTAAACGTAGTACAGCTGATAGAAAAATAAAGTCATTAACTGGCGAAACATTTAATACGCTGAACGAGAATGCCGAATTAGTAGTTCTTGATAATAGGAATTACACATTAGCCTATCGTATTGAACTACAATTTGTCCAACCATCTCCAGCAAATTGGCAAATTTGGGTTAACGCAGAAAATGGAAAAATAGTAAAAGCAGTCAATCAAGTTCAAGAGGCAGCAAAAATCGGTACGGGAACAGGTACTTTAGGAGATACGAAAAAATTAAATACGTATCTATATGAAGATAATTATTATTTATATGATACTACTAAAAGAATGGATGGTGTAATAGAGACCTATAATAATCAAGGTCAGTATGGAAATAGTCTTCCTGGTGTATACGTAACAGATAAGGATAATACGTTTACAAGCGAATCACAAAAAGCTGCCGTGGATGCTCACTACTATGCAGGAGAAGTATTTGATTATTATTATGATACGTTTGGTCGTGTTAGTTACGATAATAAAGGGGCGAACATTCGATCCACTGTTAACTACGGAAATAATTATAACAATGCTGCATGGGTTGGTAACCAAATGATTTATGGAAATGGAGACGGGAATCAATTCACCTATCTATCAGGAGCAAATGATGTTGTCGCTCATGAATTAACTCATGCCGTGATTCAAGAAACCGCCGATCTAGTATACGAGAATCAACCAGGTGCTTTAAATGAATCCTTTGCAGACGTTTTTGGTTATTTTGTTGATCCTGAAGACTGGTTATTAGGAGAAGATGTGTATACACCAAAAGTTGAAGGAGACGCAATACGTAACTTAGAAAATCCAACAGAATATGGTCAGCCGGATCATATGGATAATTATCAAAATTTACCAAATACTCCTGGTGGAGATTGGGGTGGCGTCCATATAAACAGTGGCATTCCTAATAAAGCAGCATATTATACAATTAATGCAATAGGAATAAAGAAAGCAGAACAAATCTATTACCGTGCATTAACTGTATATCTAACCCCAAATAGTAGTTTTCAAGATGCACGACAATCCCTAATTCAATCTGCACAAGATCTATATGACGAAGCAATAGCGAATACAGTTGCTAACGCTTGGGATAGAGTCGGTGTAAACTAA
- a CDS encoding DUF4349 domain-containing protein, translating to MKKFSFCFLFILLVLVGCNDQTESDETSKQMAENIHVKNTTPIKPNEDLSKNEDASEQNETGENIKAADNYTASGRKIIYTATIQLEVKSFKQKLTQLEQLIDAQGGYIVDSTSHKDSEKGNVTGSITVRIPQKNFQSFMKKVETGEGKLMERSVSGEDVTEEFVDLEARLKSKKVVEKRLLSFMEQADKTEDLLDISDNLADVQEEIEQIIGRMNYLKNKADLATITIEIRENHTVMKGEDDLNTWDKTEQQFFKSMNMILMALSNSFVFIAGNIPIFLLIGMIIISIFVFIRNKRRNNQSVE from the coding sequence ATGAAAAAGTTTTCTTTTTGTTTTTTATTTATATTGTTAGTGCTTGTAGGCTGTAATGACCAAACGGAATCGGATGAAACGAGTAAACAGATGGCAGAAAATATTCATGTGAAAAATACTACACCAATTAAACCAAATGAAGATTTAAGTAAGAATGAAGACGCTTCAGAACAAAATGAAACGGGGGAAAACATAAAAGCTGCTGATAACTATACCGCTTCTGGTCGGAAAATCATTTATACAGCAACGATTCAATTAGAAGTGAAATCTTTTAAGCAAAAACTAACCCAATTAGAGCAGTTAATTGACGCACAAGGGGGGTATATTGTCGACTCGACTAGCCATAAAGATTCAGAAAAAGGTAATGTAACTGGAAGTATAACAGTAAGAATACCTCAAAAGAACTTTCAATCGTTTATGAAGAAAGTGGAGACAGGAGAAGGAAAACTGATGGAGAGATCTGTTTCAGGAGAAGATGTGACAGAGGAATTCGTTGATTTAGAAGCACGGTTAAAGTCAAAAAAAGTAGTGGAAAAACGGTTGCTCTCATTTATGGAACAGGCTGATAAAACAGAAGATTTATTAGATATCTCAGATAACCTGGCCGATGTTCAAGAAGAAATTGAACAAATTATTGGGCGAATGAACTATTTAAAAAATAAAGCCGACTTGGCAACTATAACAATCGAGATACGAGAAAATCATACGGTGATGAAAGGGGAAGATGATCTAAATACGTGGGATAAAACAGAACAGCAATTTTTTAAAAGCATGAATATGATTTTGATGGCGCTTTCTAACAGCTTCGTTTTTATTGCTGGCAATATACCTATTTTCCTTTTAATTGGTATGATCATTATATCTATATTTGTTTTTATAAGAAATAAGCGGCGTAATAACCAATCAGTGGAATAA
- a CDS encoding response regulator transcription factor translates to MQATILLVEDDAEIARVIRDMFVRIWNQLELDGVHTIAVHIKSLREKLLDSAKNSCSCCQHNCSFSDIHACCQPVINW, encoded by the coding sequence ATGCAAGCAACTATTTTACTAGTAGAAGATGATGCAGAAATTGCTCGTGTGATAAGAGATATGTTTGTCCGCATTTGGAACCAACTGGAATTGGATGGAGTGCATACGATTGCGGTTCATATTAAATCATTAAGAGAGAAACTTCTCGATTCTGCTAAAAATAGCTGTAGCTGTTGTCAACATAATTGTTCCTTTTCCGATATTCATGCCTGTTGCCAACCCGTTATAAACTGGTGA
- a CDS encoding GntR family transcriptional regulator: MRRNKIKYLQIYEELKQQITNGDYPIGDLLPAEPDLQKQFNVSRITVRHAVQLLVDEGYVQRIHGVGTIVLSQKKSLQLQKLLSFSEENNENSLQSSLISFEEAIPANSVVCSQLDLPKGTMVSCHERLRQYNDIPIGFQRVYCPPFLSLSAEELRAPNVSLYELFRKKGYEVKKAKETIESVVANEKKAKLLKVPKNSPLLYVQRITRDQQDRLIEYAEFFYRGDRYRYHVELQVP; the protein is encoded by the coding sequence ATGAGGAGAAACAAAATTAAATATTTACAAATTTATGAGGAATTAAAACAACAGATCACCAATGGGGATTATCCCATTGGTGATCTGTTGCCAGCAGAGCCTGACCTACAAAAACAATTTAATGTGAGTCGAATCACTGTGAGGCACGCCGTGCAATTGTTGGTAGATGAAGGATATGTTCAACGAATTCATGGTGTAGGTACGATTGTTCTTAGTCAAAAAAAATCATTGCAATTACAAAAATTATTAAGTTTTTCAGAAGAAAATAATGAGAATTCTTTACAATCATCCTTAATTTCGTTTGAAGAGGCCATTCCGGCAAATTCGGTGGTATGTTCACAACTTGATTTGCCAAAAGGAACAATGGTTAGTTGTCATGAACGATTACGTCAATACAACGATATTCCTATAGGCTTTCAACGTGTATATTGTCCTCCATTTCTCTCTTTATCTGCTGAAGAGCTTAGGGCACCGAATGTTTCTTTGTATGAATTGTTCCGCAAAAAAGGATATGAAGTGAAAAAAGCAAAAGAAACAATTGAGTCAGTAGTTGCAAATGAGAAAAAGGCTAAACTTTTGAAAGTACCAAAAAACAGCCCATTATTATATGTTCAACGAATAACTAGAGACCAACAAGATCGATTAATTGAATATGCGGAGTTCTTTTATAGAGGGGATCGATATCGGTACCACGTCGAATTGCAGGTTCCATAA
- a CDS encoding ADP-ribosylglycohydrolase family protein encodes MDLNLKIQGILGLAAIGDAMGAATENLSFDQIRAQFGTVTKFEKPGETAFALGNEAGQVTDDFSQIYFLCQAILENNGVIDKDIVIKAILDWSNVPWYFDRFAGPTTRSAVAMYKDPSLKMKPLPGAATVDYASKATNGAAMKIAPAGILHPNDLEGAIDAAITITQVTHDNSLAISGACAVAATTSASLAPHATVDDALSAGFYGALRGETKAKIISREVAGPNVVERIKLAYDIVNGVGTKEEKLRQLSQVVGSGLHISEAVPCAFGIVALNKDNALQAVIDAVNIGYDTDTVATIVGSMVGSFVDLTDSSFQSLFETVQRANDFNLVELANLLANVVITYEEKQN; translated from the coding sequence ATGGATTTGAATTTAAAAATACAAGGGATTTTAGGATTGGCAGCAATTGGGGATGCGATGGGAGCAGCAACTGAAAATTTATCGTTTGATCAAATTCGTGCACAATTTGGTACTGTAACTAAGTTTGAAAAACCTGGTGAAACAGCATTTGCACTTGGAAATGAAGCAGGACAAGTAACAGATGATTTTTCCCAAATATATTTTCTGTGCCAAGCTATTTTAGAAAATAATGGTGTTATTGATAAAGATATTGTAATAAAAGCTATTTTGGATTGGTCAAATGTTCCTTGGTATTTTGATCGTTTTGCAGGTCCTACAACTCGGAGTGCAGTGGCAATGTATAAGGACCCTTCATTAAAAATGAAACCGTTACCAGGAGCGGCAACGGTAGACTATGCATCAAAAGCTACAAATGGGGCAGCAATGAAAATTGCACCAGCTGGTATTTTGCATCCTAACGATTTGGAAGGAGCTATTGATGCGGCGATTACAATCACACAAGTAACACATGATAATTCTTTAGCAATTTCTGGTGCTTGTGCTGTAGCTGCTACCACAAGCGCTTCTTTAGCACCTCATGCAACAGTCGATGATGCTTTAAGTGCAGGTTTTTATGGAGCTTTACGTGGTGAAACAAAAGCAAAAATCATTTCTCGTGAAGTAGCAGGTCCAAATGTTGTAGAACGTATCAAATTAGCGTATGATATAGTAAATGGTGTTGGTACAAAAGAAGAAAAATTGCGTCAACTATCACAAGTAGTTGGAAGCGGCTTGCATATTTCAGAAGCCGTACCCTGTGCATTTGGAATTGTTGCTTTAAATAAGGACAATGCCTTGCAAGCAGTGATTGATGCTGTAAATATTGGTTACGATACAGATACGGTTGCAACAATTGTTGGTTCTATGGTTGGTTCATTTGTGGACTTAACTGATTCAAGTTTCCAGTCTTTGTTTGAGACTGTACAACGTGCTAATGATTTTAATTTGGTAGAGTTAGCAAATTTATTAGCAAATGTGGTGATTACTTATGAGGAGAAACAAAATTAA
- a CDS encoding PTS transporter subunit EIIC, with protein MKKNRVLASQLLSLMGGSDNIVSVTYCATRLRPTLKDRSLVQKEKIEALDGVAGTVDKDLGFQIVIGIHVDEVYDEFVKVWKANKSTDMDNDTVDVSHTENKKRHWFNEFIALVVSIFSPLLPLLAGSGLLRGFTILANELGWLSTDSTTNLVLTLAATSVFYFLPLLVAITSAKRFDTSPYIAVAVMGALIMPDFIDLVQGDGGNTITFLGLSIPVFNYTSQIIPAILTTWVQSKMEHFMKIKLPNSLHMIVIPTILLVILVPIAAGIIGPIGNYLSIGIANLVNWLANINQIVTGAIIGGIWNVLIMFGVHWAPNTMVIIPEIASTGSSAFIAYGANANFGMAGAAFAIFLLSRNRELKNFSLTAITSVFLSGIVEPAIYGLGVRFKSPLVAGCLGAALGGAFMGAFHVVGNAFVFGGLTTIPAFAGPTLWAYVIGLAISFFGGMLLTIIFGIKDPKAEMSASKK; from the coding sequence ATGAAAAAAAACAGAGTCTTAGCAAGTCAATTGTTATCACTGATGGGAGGGTCGGACAACATAGTGTCGGTAACGTATTGTGCCACACGATTACGCCCTACATTAAAAGACCGTTCACTAGTTCAAAAGGAAAAAATTGAAGCGTTAGATGGTGTAGCAGGAACTGTTGATAAGGACTTAGGATTTCAAATAGTGATTGGCATCCATGTCGATGAGGTTTATGATGAATTTGTGAAGGTATGGAAGGCAAATAAATCAACTGATATGGATAACGATACTGTAGACGTTTCGCATACAGAGAACAAGAAGCGTCATTGGTTTAATGAGTTTATTGCTCTAGTTGTCAGTATTTTTTCACCGTTATTGCCATTATTAGCTGGCTCAGGGTTGCTTCGGGGGTTCACGATTTTAGCTAATGAGCTAGGTTGGTTATCGACTGATAGTACAACAAATTTAGTTTTAACTCTTGCAGCGACTTCAGTATTTTACTTCTTGCCATTATTAGTCGCTATTACATCAGCAAAACGATTTGATACAAGTCCATATATTGCGGTTGCTGTAATGGGCGCGTTGATTATGCCTGATTTCATCGACCTAGTACAAGGTGATGGCGGGAATACGATTACATTTTTAGGGCTTTCGATTCCTGTATTTAATTATACTAGTCAAATCATTCCGGCGATCTTAACTACTTGGGTGCAATCAAAAATGGAACATTTTATGAAAATAAAACTACCTAATAGTTTGCATATGATTGTGATCCCTACTATATTATTAGTAATATTAGTTCCAATTGCTGCTGGAATAATTGGACCAATCGGAAATTATTTAAGTATAGGTATTGCCAACCTTGTGAACTGGTTAGCAAATATTAACCAAATCGTTACTGGAGCTATTATAGGCGGAATATGGAATGTTTTAATCATGTTTGGTGTGCATTGGGCACCGAATACGATGGTTATTATCCCTGAAATTGCTTCAACAGGTAGTTCTGCTTTTATTGCTTACGGTGCGAATGCGAATTTTGGTATGGCAGGAGCTGCATTTGCTATCTTCTTACTTAGCCGAAATCGAGAATTGAAGAATTTTTCATTAACTGCAATAACTTCTGTCTTTTTATCCGGGATTGTGGAACCGGCAATTTATGGTTTAGGTGTGAGATTTAAGAGCCCATTAGTAGCTGGTTGTTTAGGTGCTGCTCTTGGTGGTGCGTTCATGGGGGCATTTCATGTCGTAGGTAATGCATTTGTATTTGGTGGGTTAACAACAATTCCTGCATTTGCGGGACCTACATTATGGGCATATGTCATTGGTCTAGCAATTTCCTTTTTTGGTGGTATGTTATTAACAATTATTTTTGGTATTAAGGATCCAAAAGCAGAAATGTCTGCTTCAAAAAAATAG
- a CDS encoding YihY/virulence factor BrkB family protein has translation MSAFMILRQLFNRYLTFKVYDLSAQMAYYFLLSVFPFLVAIYSLLPYLPLNEDYILELVQPFAPEATYRLIENTISYFLVHQKQNLLSYSFITSVWLASMGFQSMKRILNIAYNIETKKSLFKQAIEGVLLTIGFMIVILFSVIIPVIERMIRDYLDDVFTVQSFQSFWTFFQWGIGSIFIVIFLIGLYYFSPNVKLKVKNVLPGAIFATIGWQFVSLQFASFVSFNNYSAFYGQLGGIVVLMLWFYLSAMIIIVGGLLNTIISPIDR, from the coding sequence ATGTCTGCTTTTATGATCCTACGTCAGTTGTTTAATCGATACCTAACGTTTAAAGTATATGATCTTTCTGCACAGATGGCTTATTATTTTTTGCTATCTGTTTTTCCATTTCTGGTAGCGATCTATTCTTTACTGCCGTATTTGCCATTAAATGAAGATTATATTTTAGAATTAGTTCAACCATTTGCTCCGGAAGCAACATATCGACTAATTGAAAATACGATTTCTTACTTTTTAGTACATCAAAAGCAAAATTTATTGTCATACAGCTTTATTACTTCTGTTTGGCTTGCTTCAATGGGATTTCAATCGATGAAGCGAATACTTAACATTGCTTATAATATTGAAACCAAAAAAAGCTTGTTCAAACAAGCGATAGAAGGAGTATTGCTTACAATTGGATTTATGATTGTAATCTTGTTTTCTGTTATTATACCTGTGATCGAAAGAATGATCAGAGACTATTTAGATGACGTTTTTACTGTGCAAAGTTTTCAAAGCTTTTGGACTTTTTTTCAATGGGGGATCGGCAGTATATTTATCGTTATTTTTTTAATTGGATTGTATTATTTTTCCCCGAACGTTAAATTAAAGGTAAAAAATGTTCTTCCGGGTGCTATTTTTGCAACAATCGGTTGGCAGTTTGTTTCTTTACAATTTGCCTCTTTTGTTAGTTTTAATAACTACTCTGCCTTTTATGGTCAATTAGGTGGTATTGTTGTTTTAATGCTTTGGTTTTATCTTTCCGCAATGATTATCATCGTCGGAGGATTATTAAATACGATTATTTCGCCAATCGATCGATGA